The genomic DNA GATATCATGGCTAAAAATTGTACAAGTTGTAAAAACGAAAACAGGGATATCCATCCAGCAAAGAAAGTTGTTAAAAAAATTTTCAACTTTTTCTTTGGATGTTGTAAATAATTATCAATTCTTTTATTTTTTATTTTTTTTATTTTTCATGATTATATCTGATATTAAATTTAGGTATGCCTAAATATTTATATATTAGAAATTTATAATATAATTATATGTTTAGGCTTACCTAAATTTGTAAGAATAAGCATTTTTTATTATATGATATGGGAGAATACGTGATGAACGAATTTATTATTGGATTGGCTGGTAATCCAAACGTTGGTAAAACAACTGTATTTAACCAGTTGACCGGTATGCATCAACATGTAGGAAATTGGCCAGGCAAAACTGTAGAAAAAGCTGAAGGTCATTTCAATTTCGACGACATACGTTTTGATGTTATTGATTTACCGGGAAATTATTCATTAAGTGCTCATTCAATTGAAGAAATTGTTTCAAGGGACTTCATTGTAGATGAGAACTCTGATGTTATTATAAATGTGGTTGATGCAGCCAATCTTGAAAGAAATTTATATTTAACCGTACAGATGATGGAATTAGATGCTAATATTGTATTGGCTCTAAATATGAATGATTTTGCAAAGAAAAAAGAGCATTATATTCAAATTAAGGAAATGAGTGAACTATTGGGATTTCCTGTAATTGAGATTAATGCAAGAAACAAAGATGGATTTGATGAGCTATTAAAAACAGTTAAAAAACAGGCAAAAAATCCAATTCATACAAGTAAAAAATTGGTTTATGGTGAGGAATTAGGTGAACATTTAGTGGACATTCAATCTTTAATCGAAAAAGATAAGTCTTTAAATGGAATTCCTTCCTTCTGGACAGCTATTAAATTACTTGAAAATGACGAAATCATCGTTGAAAAAGTAGAAAATGCCCCTTGCGGTAAGGCAATAATGAGGGAAGTTAAAAAAGTTAAAAAACATCTAAAGGGAATTTTCAATGAACCTCCTGAAGAAATTATTGCCAACGCCCGTTATGCATTTATTGATGGGCTCATTAAAGAAACAGTATCCAAGCCTTCAGTTGAAAAACCAACTTTAACTGATAAAATTGATAAAATTGTAACAAATAGGATTTTAGGAATTCCAATATTCTTAGGTATATTGTATGTTCTGTTCCAGTTAGTATTTACTGTAGGTGCACCTTTCCAAGATCTTCTAGGGGAAGGTTTTGACTTTTTAAAGGAATGGATAATATCAACTTTTGGTGAAACATTTGTTTCATCATTAATCGCGAATGGTATTATTGATGGTGTTGGAAGTGTATTTTCATTTTTACCGCAGATTGTGTTGATGTTTTTATTTATTAGTATTCTTGAAGATAGTGGTTATCTTGCAAGGGCTGCATTTGTTATGGATCGTGTGATGCATAAGCTTGTAGGGCTTCATGGTAAAGCTTTCATTCCTATGATTTTAGGATTTGGATGTGGGGTTCCAGGTATTATGGCAACTAGAACAATGGAAAACGAATCTGATCGTCTTTTAACAATGATGATTTTGCCTTTCATGTCTTGTTCTGCAAGATTGCCTGTGTATGCATTATTTATAGCTGCATTCTTTACAGCAAATCAGGGAGAAATATTATTTTCAATATATTTGATTGGAATAGCTGTGGCAATTATGGTCGCATTTATTCTTAAAAGAACAATGTTTAAAGGAATGTCTTCTCCTTTTGTAATGGAACTTCCATCTTATAAGGTACCTTCAGTTAAAGGTGTGCTATTGCATACATGGGAAAAGGTAAGAGGTTTCATTAAAAAGGCAGGAACAATTATCCTTGCTGCTGCAATCATAATCTGGATTTTGAGTAGTATTCCTATGGGTGTTGAATATGGTACTCAGGAAAGTGTAATGGGTCAAATAGGTACCATAATATCTCCAATATTTGCACCGTTAGGTTTTGGAGAATGGCAACCATCTGTAGCATTACTATTCGGTGTAGTTGCTAAGGAGGTGGTTGTAAGTACTATGGGTACGCTGTTTGGCGTAGATGCCGAGGGAGCAGGAATGCTAACTGCTATGCATGGAGTGTTCACACCGTTAACAGCATTCGTATTCATGATCTTTGTATTGCTTTATGTTCCATGTTTTGCGGCTTTAGGTACAATAAAACAAGAAACAAATGGTTGGAAATGGCCATTAACAATGGTTTTAATAACAACCGTAACAGCATATGTGGTTTCATTTATAATTTATCACATTGGTCTGTTTATAGGATTCACGTAGAAATTTAAAATACTCTTTTGAGTATTTTACTTTTCATTAATTTAAAGGAGGTGATTTTGGTGCGTAGTAACAGCGGTATTCGTGGAGCTAAAGTTCCTAAATAATCATTATTTTTGTTTACAATCATTCAATGATTGTAGTTCTTATTTTATTTATAAAAACCCATTATTTTCAATGTTTAATTTGCTTTTTTTTCTTAGTGTTTATATACTAATAATTATAATATATAATGTAGTTTAGGTTTTCCTAATTATTAGATAATGGGGGTTTAATTAATGAGAGAGTTAATTGTTGGATTGGCTGGTAATCCAAATGTAGGTAAAACAACTGTTTTCAACCAATTAACTGGTATGCATCAACATGTTGGAAATTGGCCCGGAAAAACTGTAGAGAAGGCAGAAGGTCATTTTGAATATGATGGCGTTAAATTTGATATTGTTGATTTGCCAGGTAATTATTCATTAAGCGCTCATTCAATTGAAGAAATAGTATCTAGGGACTTCATAGTTGATGAGAGTTCGGATGTTATTATAAACGTTGTAGATGCCGCCAATCTTGAAAGGAATTTGTATTTGACAGTCCAAATGATGGAATTGGATGCTAATCTTATTTTAGCTTTAAATATGAATGATTTCGCAAAAAGAAAAGAGCATTATATTAACATTGATTTAATGAGTGAATTGTTGGGTTTTCCAGTCATCGAAATTGATGCAAAACATAAAGAAGGCTTTGATGAGCTATTAAAAACAACAATTCATCAAGCTAATCATCCGGTTCATAGTTCTAAAAAATTGGTTTATGGAGATGAATTGAAAGAACATTTGGGGGATATTCAGGACTTGATTGAACAAGATCATGTGTTGTCTGATGTTCCTTCATTATGGGTAGCTATTAAATTGCTTGAAAATGATGAAATCATTGTTGATAAGGTTAAGAATGCACCTCATGGAAAAATCATCATGGATGAAGTAAAAAAAGTTGACAAGCATTTATATGATATTTTTAAGGAAGATGGTGAAGAAATTATTGCGAATGCCCGTTATGCATTTATTGATGGGCTTGTAAAAGAGGTTGTTTCAAAGCCAGATATTGAAAAACCATCAAGGACTGATAGAATTGATAATATTGTTACTAATAGAATTTTAGGTATTCCAATATTTTTAATTATTTTGTATTGCATGTTTCAAATAGTGTTTAGTGTAGGAGCTCCTTTCGAGTATCTTATTAATCAAGGCTTTGATGCTGCAGGACGGTTCATTATTTCAAACTTTGGAAACACCATTACCACATCATTTTTGGTTGATGGACTTATTGGTGGTGTAGGTGGTGTTGTTATTTTCCTTCCACAAATTGCTTTGATGTTTTTGGTAATCAGTATTCTAGAGGATAGTGGTTATCTTGCAAGGGCCGCATTTGTTATGGATCGTGTGATGCATAAGCTTGTTGGGCTCCATGGTAAGGCTTTCATCCCTATGATTTTGGGATTTGGGTGTGGTGTGCCTGGAATTATGGCAACCAGGACTATGGAAAACGAATCTGATCGTCTTTTAACAATGATGATTATTCCATTCATGTCCTGTACTTCAAGATTGCCCGTTTATGCTTTGTTTATTGCGGCCTTTTTCACTGCTTATCAGGGACAAATGCTATTTGCAATATATCTGATCGGTATTTTAATAGCGATTATTGTTGCATTCATTCTTAAAAGAACAATATTTAAGGGGATGTCTTCTCCATTTGTTATGGAACTTCCATCATATAAGATTCCGTCTCTTAAGGGAGTTTTGTTGCATACTTGGGAGAAAACTAAGGATTTCCTTAAAAAAGCAGGTAGTATTATTCTCGTTGCATCAATCATAATTTGGATTTTGGGTTATTTCCCTCTCGGTGTTCAATATGCTGATCATCAAAGTTTGATAGGGCAGTTAGGTAGTTTTATAGCTCCAATTTTTGCTCCTTTAGGATTTGGTCAATGGGAACCAACAGTGGCTTTATTGTTCGGTATTGTTTCTAAAGAGGTAGTTATAGGAACTTTCAGTGCACTTTTCGGTTCAGCCAGCGGAGGTATTGGTATAGAAACAGCTATTCATACAATATTTACTCCGTTAACAGCATTCGTCTTCATGATTTTCGTATTGCTTTATGTGCCATGTTTTGCTACATTGGCAACAATAAAACAGGAAACAAATAGTTGGAAATGGCCTATTGTGATGGTTATGATTACAACCGGAACTGCTTATATTGTTTCATTCATTATATACCACATAGGTTTGTTTATAGGATTTACGTAAATCCTTTTTTTCTTTTTTTTTTTGATATTTCGAAATATTTATATATGGGTAATTATATAATATAATTTAGTTAAAATTTAGGTTCTCCTAAACTTTAATTTAGGCATACCTAAAAATTAAGGAGTTATAATAAAATGGCAACAAAAACTTTATTAGATGCAAAACCAGGTGAGGAAGTAATCATTAAATCCCTAAATCATGATGGTGACTCTGACTTAAGAAGACATTTATTGGGTATGGGTTTTGTAAAAGGCTCAAAAATTAAAATGGAAAAAGTGGCACCATTGGGAGATCCAGTTAAATTTAAAATTAAAGGATATTCTGTTTGTCTTCGTAAAGAAGAAGCTAAAAACATAGAAATAGAATGATAATATGCAATGTAGAATGTGTGGATTTGAATTTGATGAAAATAATGTTCCAAATAGGGGATGTTCCGGATGCGGAAAACATTGTTCATCAACTGTTCATTGTCCTAATTGTGGTTATGGTAATACTTTAGACTATGAACAGGAATTTGAATTTATCAAGAAACTGAAAAACAAATTAAAAAGAAAAAGTTAACTTTTTTTAGCTTGTAATATTTCATTACAGCATTCATCTACTTTTATTTTATTAATATTGACATCCAAACCATTATTTTTAAGAATTTTTAAAATTTCTGCAGTTTTTGGTGGTTTTAAACTTGCAGTTTCAAGTAGCTCATGATTTGAAAAGATTTCATCAGGAGTTCCATCTCCAATGATTTCTCCATCTTTCAAAACAAAAATGCGGTCTGCAAAATCATTGATCATTTCAACGTCATGGGAGGATATCACTATTGTCATTCCGTCCTCATTTAGCTTATTTAAGATTTTCAATATTTGGTCAACTCCATGAGGATCAAGGCCTGCTGTTGGTTCATCCAGAACCATTATTTCAGGCATCATCGCTATTATTCCTGCAATGGCTATTCTTTTTTGCTGTCCTCCACTTAAATGGTGAGGGGGCTTGTTTTCAGATTCTGTCATTTCAACAAGTTCCAAAGCTTCATGGGTTCGTTTTTCAACTTCCTCATGACTCAATCCCAGATTCATGGGCCCGAATGCAACATCTTCCTTTACGCTAGGTGCAAATAGCTGATCGTTAGGATTTTGGAAAACTATTCCTACTTTTTGCCTAACTTCAAGTAGCTCCTTTTTATCATATTTTATAGGTTTTCCATTAATTTCAATATTTCCACTTGAAGGCTCATTTAAACCATTGAAATGTAAGAAAAGTGTTGATTTCCCAGCACCATTTGGCCCCATTATTGCAACCTTTTCCCCTCTTCTGATTTCAATATTCACGTTTTTAAGGGCATGTGCTCCATCCTGATAAATATAATTTAAATTATTGGTTTTAAGTACAATTTCTTCCATTTTAATTACCTTTTAGTTTAATGCTAGGTTTTCTCCAAAATAGCCTAATTTCTCAGGAAATACGAAAATTATCACAGTCAATATGGCTAGTACAACAATCAATGATACTATAAAAATATAATCGTTTTTCTCCAGGGATGTTTTTTCATTAAACAATTGGGAATGTTCACTAAATCCTCTACTTACCATACTTTGATAAGTTCTTTCTCCTTGTTCATATGATTTTAAAAACATCATAGCTATGCTATAACCTACTTGTCTCAATCTCCATTTATATGGGGTTAGTTTTGAATGTATATTAAAATTTCTTGATTTTTGTGCTTTTTTAATAGTTTCTAATTCATCTATGAACACAAAAAGGAATCTAACCATTATTGTTAAAATCATTGCAAAATCCTTAGGCATTTTAAGTTTTCTAAATGATGCAACAATTTGTTCCATTGGGCTTGTGGAGGACAATATTACGATGGCAGTTAATGATACTATTAAACGTGCAAATAGTAAAATAGCAAAATTTAAACCAACATCACTAATTTGTAACCATGAATAACTCCATAATACATTTCCTGGTTGTAAAAATGGTTGGAAAATTATAATCATTCCGCCAAATGGAAGTAGAATTAATATTCTTTTAAAAGAATTTGCAAAGGATAATTTTGATAAATATAATAATATAAGTAAATAGATTTCTAATATGATCGGTACGATTAATTCTGATGAAAATACACAATATACTATGATGAGTATACATGAAACTAATTTTACCCTTCCTTCTAATCTATGGATTGGACTATCTCCAGATGCTAATGCATCTAAGTCTAAGGCCTTTGTTATATTTGCCAAAATATTCCTCTTATCTGTTTATTATTAATTATTATGTAAAAAGTAGTATAAATTATTATTTTAAAGTAATTTAAGAAAAAGTTAAGTTAACTTTTTCTTTTTTTTAGAATTTCTCCAACTCCAAAACCTACAGCTAATGTTACTAATGCTCCCACTATGAGGACTAGTACTTCTCCACCAATTCCTAATGCTTCAAAGGTGTAGTCTGGGAATGGTGATTGGAAAAATGCTTCGGTTTCTCCAACTCCAGAATCTTCTGCAGATTTTTCAAGACCATCTGGGTTTCCAGAGGCTATAAATGGAGATAAACATCCTAAAACAACGCAAATGATTATGGCTATTACAATTAGATATATATTATTTTTTTCCATTTTATTCTCCACCTTTTGTTTGTAATTTTTTCCATTCAAGAAGATCTGGTCTGTATTTTTGAATAGCTCCAATAACAATTACAGTTAATGCTGCTTCTATTATTCCAATAAATGCGTGGTATAAT from Methanobrevibacter sp. includes the following:
- a CDS encoding energy-coupling factor ABC transporter ATP-binding protein, coding for MEEIVLKTNNLNYIYQDGAHALKNVNIEIRRGEKVAIMGPNGAGKSTLFLHFNGLNEPSSGNIEINGKPIKYDKKELLEVRQKVGIVFQNPNDQLFAPSVKEDVAFGPMNLGLSHEEVEKRTHEALELVEMTESENKPPHHLSGGQQKRIAIAGIIAMMPEIMVLDEPTAGLDPHGVDQILKILNKLNEDGMTIVISSHDVEMINDFADRIFVLKDGEIIGDGTPDEIFSNHELLETASLKPPKTAEILKILKNNGLDVNINKIKVDECCNEILQAKKS
- a CDS encoding PDGLE domain-containing protein → MEKNNIYLIVIAIIICVVLGCLSPFIASGNPDGLEKSAEDSGVGETEAFFQSPFPDYTFEALGIGGEVLVLIVGALVTLAVGFGVGEILKKRKS
- the feoB gene encoding ferrous iron transport protein B, translated to MNEFIIGLAGNPNVGKTTVFNQLTGMHQHVGNWPGKTVEKAEGHFNFDDIRFDVIDLPGNYSLSAHSIEEIVSRDFIVDENSDVIINVVDAANLERNLYLTVQMMELDANIVLALNMNDFAKKKEHYIQIKEMSELLGFPVIEINARNKDGFDELLKTVKKQAKNPIHTSKKLVYGEELGEHLVDIQSLIEKDKSLNGIPSFWTAIKLLENDEIIVEKVENAPCGKAIMREVKKVKKHLKGIFNEPPEEIIANARYAFIDGLIKETVSKPSVEKPTLTDKIDKIVTNRILGIPIFLGILYVLFQLVFTVGAPFQDLLGEGFDFLKEWIISTFGETFVSSLIANGIIDGVGSVFSFLPQIVLMFLFISILEDSGYLARAAFVMDRVMHKLVGLHGKAFIPMILGFGCGVPGIMATRTMENESDRLLTMMILPFMSCSARLPVYALFIAAFFTANQGEILFSIYLIGIAVAIMVAFILKRTMFKGMSSPFVMELPSYKVPSVKGVLLHTWEKVRGFIKKAGTIILAAAIIIWILSSIPMGVEYGTQESVMGQIGTIISPIFAPLGFGEWQPSVALLFGVVAKEVVVSTMGTLFGVDAEGAGMLTAMHGVFTPLTAFVFMIFVLLYVPCFAALGTIKQETNGWKWPLTMVLITTVTAYVVSFIIYHIGLFIGFT
- the cbiQ gene encoding cobalt ECF transporter T component CbiQ, producing the protein MANITKALDLDALASGDSPIHRLEGRVKLVSCILIIVYCVFSSELIVPIILEIYLLILLYLSKLSFANSFKRILILLPFGGMIIIFQPFLQPGNVLWSYSWLQISDVGLNFAILLFARLIVSLTAIVILSSTSPMEQIVASFRKLKMPKDFAMILTIMVRFLFVFIDELETIKKAQKSRNFNIHSKLTPYKWRLRQVGYSIAMMFLKSYEQGERTYQSMVSRGFSEHSQLFNEKTSLEKNDYIFIVSLIVVLAILTVIIFVFPEKLGYFGENLALN
- a CDS encoding FeoA family protein, with product MATKTLLDAKPGEEVIIKSLNHDGDSDLRRHLLGMGFVKGSKIKMEKVAPLGDPVKFKIKGYSVCLRKEEAKNIEIE
- the feoB gene encoding ferrous iron transport protein B, which encodes MRELIVGLAGNPNVGKTTVFNQLTGMHQHVGNWPGKTVEKAEGHFEYDGVKFDIVDLPGNYSLSAHSIEEIVSRDFIVDESSDVIINVVDAANLERNLYLTVQMMELDANLILALNMNDFAKRKEHYINIDLMSELLGFPVIEIDAKHKEGFDELLKTTIHQANHPVHSSKKLVYGDELKEHLGDIQDLIEQDHVLSDVPSLWVAIKLLENDEIIVDKVKNAPHGKIIMDEVKKVDKHLYDIFKEDGEEIIANARYAFIDGLVKEVVSKPDIEKPSRTDRIDNIVTNRILGIPIFLIILYCMFQIVFSVGAPFEYLINQGFDAAGRFIISNFGNTITTSFLVDGLIGGVGGVVIFLPQIALMFLVISILEDSGYLARAAFVMDRVMHKLVGLHGKAFIPMILGFGCGVPGIMATRTMENESDRLLTMMIIPFMSCTSRLPVYALFIAAFFTAYQGQMLFAIYLIGILIAIIVAFILKRTIFKGMSSPFVMELPSYKIPSLKGVLLHTWEKTKDFLKKAGSIILVASIIIWILGYFPLGVQYADHQSLIGQLGSFIAPIFAPLGFGQWEPTVALLFGIVSKEVVIGTFSALFGSASGGIGIETAIHTIFTPLTAFVFMIFVLLYVPCFATLATIKQETNSWKWPIVMVMITTGTAYIVSFIIYHIGLFIGFT